The following coding sequences lie in one Pseudomonas sp. B33.4 genomic window:
- a CDS encoding DUF3094 domain-containing protein, giving the protein MTSRLNPEDQKHVEEYLQLSQHRVERRPFRPWMLLVLVLAVTIGLGLLSRFISYLTL; this is encoded by the coding sequence ATGACCAGCCGCCTGAACCCCGAAGACCAGAAACATGTCGAAGAGTACCTGCAACTGTCCCAACACCGAGTCGAGCGCCGGCCATTCCGGCCGTGGATGCTCCTCGTGCTGGTGCTGGCAGTGACCATTGGTCTGGGCTTGTTGAGCCGATTTATCAGTTACCTGACGCTATGA
- the yacG gene encoding DNA gyrase inhibitor YacG codes for MSQIPTVECPTCGAPVEFTPENKFRPFCSDRCKLIDLGAWASEEHKIPVAPDAEDELFSGDFDPRH; via the coding sequence ATGAGCCAGATCCCAACCGTAGAATGCCCAACCTGCGGCGCCCCCGTGGAATTTACCCCCGAGAACAAATTTCGTCCGTTCTGTTCCGATCGCTGCAAACTGATCGACCTCGGCGCCTGGGCGTCGGAAGAACACAAAATTCCGGTCGCACCGGATGCCGAGGACGAACTGTTTTCCGGTGATTTCGATCCGCGCCACTGA
- a CDS encoding NAD(P)/FAD-dependent oxidoreductase, which produces MSHRIVIVGGGAGGLELATRLGKTLGKRGTASVMLVDANLTHIWKPLLHEVAAGSLNSSEDELNYVAQAKWNHFEFQLGRMSGLDRAQKKIQLAATYDENGVELVPAREVQYDSLVISVGSTTNDFGTQGAAQHCLFLDTRKQAERFHQQLLNHYLRAHAGQTDVVEQISVAIVGAGATGVELAAELHNAAHELAAYGLDRIKPENMHITLIEAGPRVLPALPERISGPVHKTLEKLGVNVMTNASVSEVTADSLITADGNEIKASLKVWAAGIRAPGFLKDIDGLETNRINQLQVLPTLQTTRDENIFAFGDCAACPQPGTDRNVPPRAQAAHQQASLLAKSLKLRIEGKTLPEYKYTDYGSLISLSRFSAVGNLMGNLTGSVMLEGWLARMFYVSLYRMHQMALYGPFRTAMLMLGSKIGRGTEPRLKLH; this is translated from the coding sequence ATGTCCCATCGTATTGTTATTGTCGGCGGCGGCGCCGGCGGTCTGGAGTTGGCTACCCGTCTGGGTAAGACTCTGGGCAAGCGTGGCACGGCCAGTGTGATGCTGGTCGACGCCAATCTGACGCACATCTGGAAACCACTGCTGCACGAAGTGGCCGCCGGATCGCTGAACTCCTCCGAAGACGAACTCAATTATGTTGCCCAAGCGAAATGGAACCACTTCGAGTTCCAGCTGGGGCGCATGAGCGGGCTTGATCGCGCGCAGAAGAAAATCCAGCTGGCCGCGACTTACGACGAAAACGGCGTCGAGCTGGTACCAGCACGGGAAGTGCAATACGACTCGCTGGTCATCAGCGTCGGCAGCACCACCAATGATTTCGGTACTCAGGGCGCGGCGCAACACTGCCTGTTCCTCGACACCCGCAAACAGGCCGAGCGCTTCCACCAGCAACTGCTCAACCACTATCTACGTGCTCACGCCGGGCAAACCGATGTGGTCGAGCAGATCAGCGTGGCGATCGTCGGTGCCGGTGCGACGGGCGTTGAACTGGCGGCTGAACTGCACAACGCTGCCCATGAGTTGGCGGCTTATGGCCTGGACCGGATCAAACCGGAAAACATGCACATCACCCTTATCGAAGCCGGGCCTCGAGTATTGCCAGCCCTGCCGGAACGCATCAGCGGGCCGGTACACAAGACGCTGGAAAAACTCGGGGTCAATGTGATGACCAACGCTTCGGTCAGCGAAGTGACCGCCGACAGCCTGATCACTGCCGACGGCAACGAGATCAAGGCCAGCCTGAAAGTCTGGGCAGCGGGCATTCGCGCACCGGGTTTCCTCAAGGACATCGACGGCCTGGAAACCAACCGCATCAATCAACTGCAAGTGTTGCCGACCCTGCAAACCACGCGCGATGAAAACATTTTCGCCTTCGGCGATTGCGCGGCCTGCCCACAACCGGGCACCGATCGCAACGTGCCGCCACGGGCGCAAGCCGCGCACCAGCAGGCTTCGTTGCTGGCCAAGTCGCTGAAGCTGCGCATCGAAGGCAAGACTCTGCCGGAGTACAAGTACACCGACTATGGCTCGCTGATTTCGCTGTCGCGCTTTTCGGCTGTGGGTAACTTGATGGGCAACCTGACCGGCAGCGTGATGCTCGAAGGCTGGCTGGCGCGGATGTTTTACGTGTCGCTGTACCGCATGCACCAGATGGCGCTGTACGGGCCGTTCCGCACGGCGATGTTGATGCTGGGCAGCAAGATTGGCCGTGGCACCGAGCCGCGCCTGAAGCTGCATTGA
- the coaE gene encoding dephospho-CoA kinase (Dephospho-CoA kinase (CoaE) performs the final step in coenzyme A biosynthesis.): MNTPVEKPWILGLTGGIGSGKSAAAQHFIDLGIHVVDADHAARWVVEPGRPALAKIAEHFGPGVLQADGTLDRAALRKLIFEIPEERRWLEALLHPLIAEEIAHHLALAKSPYAILVSPLLIESGQYAMTQRILVIDAPQQLQIERTLQRDQTSEHQVQAILKAQSSREDRVSRADDVVVNDRDLAWLHSEVERLHHFYLTLSGGQA; encoded by the coding sequence ATGAATACCCCTGTGGAAAAACCCTGGATTCTCGGCCTCACCGGCGGCATCGGCAGCGGCAAAAGCGCGGCGGCCCAGCACTTCATCGACCTCGGCATTCATGTCGTGGATGCCGATCACGCGGCGCGTTGGGTGGTCGAGCCGGGCCGGCCGGCGCTGGCAAAGATTGCCGAGCATTTCGGCCCCGGCGTGTTACAAGCTGACGGCACACTGGATCGTGCAGCCCTGCGCAAACTGATCTTCGAGATTCCAGAAGAACGCCGCTGGCTCGAAGCCCTGCTGCATCCGTTGATCGCCGAGGAAATCGCTCATCACCTGGCGCTGGCAAAATCGCCTTACGCGATACTGGTTTCGCCGCTGTTGATCGAATCCGGGCAATACGCGATGACCCAGCGCATCCTGGTGATCGACGCCCCGCAACAATTGCAGATCGAACGTACCTTGCAGCGTGACCAGACCAGCGAGCACCAGGTTCAGGCGATCCTCAAGGCGCAGTCGAGCCGCGAAGACCGTGTGAGCCGTGCCGACGACGTGGTGGTCAACGACCGCGACCTCGCCTGGTTGCACAGCGAGGTCGAGCGTCTGCATCACTTTTACCTGACTTTATCCGGAGGCCAAGCATGA
- a CDS encoding A24 family peptidase, translated as MPIDELFALYPLAFVFTALLLGLVVGSFLNVLIWRLPKMLERDWRQQAHDVLGLPGDAPQPTYNLMLPHSECPHCAHRIRPWENIPLLSYLCLRGRCSACAAPISKRYPLTELACGLLSAFIAWHLGSGWPACLLIVLTWGLLAMSLIDTEHQLLPDVLVLPLLWLGLIVNSFGLFVSLHDALWGAVAGYLALWSVFWLFKLLTGKDGIGHGDFKLLALLGAWGGWQILPLTILLSSLVGAIVGVILLRLRNEKTSTPIPFGPYLAIAGWIALLWGGQITDFYWQFVGLK; from the coding sequence ATGCCTATCGACGAACTGTTTGCCCTGTACCCGCTGGCCTTTGTCTTCACTGCCCTGTTGCTCGGCCTGGTGGTCGGCAGCTTCCTCAACGTCCTGATCTGGCGTCTGCCGAAAATGCTTGAGCGCGACTGGCGCCAGCAGGCCCACGATGTGCTCGGCTTGCCCGGCGATGCGCCGCAACCGACCTACAACCTGATGTTGCCGCACTCCGAATGCCCACATTGCGCCCATCGGATCCGCCCGTGGGAAAACATTCCGCTGCTCAGCTATCTGTGCCTGCGCGGGCGTTGTTCTGCATGTGCTGCCCCCATCAGCAAACGTTATCCGCTGACCGAGCTGGCCTGTGGCTTGCTCTCGGCATTCATCGCCTGGCATCTCGGGTCTGGCTGGCCGGCGTGCCTGCTGATTGTCCTCACCTGGGGGTTGCTGGCGATGAGCCTGATCGACACCGAACATCAATTGCTCCCTGATGTGCTGGTGCTGCCGCTGCTGTGGCTGGGGTTGATCGTCAACAGTTTCGGCCTGTTCGTATCGTTGCACGATGCGCTGTGGGGCGCGGTAGCCGGTTACCTGGCGCTGTGGTCAGTGTTCTGGCTGTTCAAATTGCTGACCGGCAAGGACGGCATCGGCCACGGTGATTTCAAACTGTTGGCGCTGCTTGGCGCGTGGGGTGGCTGGCAGATTTTGCCGCTGACCATCCTGCTGTCATCGCTGGTGGGCGCCATAGTCGGGGTGATTTTGCTCCGCTTGCGTAATGAGAAAACATCGACTCCCATTCCCTTCGGCCCCTATCTGGCAATTGCCGGCTGGATTGCCTTGCTCTGGGGTGGTCAAATAACCGACTTCTATTGGCAGTTTGTCGGTTTGAAATGA
- a CDS encoding MOSC domain-containing protein produces MTPLQQLIADVPQTGRVRWIGVRPESRGPMIELDAVEARLEAGLTGDHARPGVRNARQVTLIQWEHLAVISALMGRPDDQPIRPEDLRRNLVISGINLFSLKGRRFRIGQAIFETTGWCQPCARLQNNLGPGTFQAVRGHGGITARVLQSGIIRLEDSVSVEPVPDSGYAAFNPG; encoded by the coding sequence GTGACGCCACTGCAGCAATTGATCGCCGATGTACCGCAAACCGGCCGTGTACGCTGGATCGGCGTGCGCCCCGAATCCCGCGGGCCGATGATCGAACTCGATGCGGTGGAAGCGCGCCTGGAAGCAGGCCTGACCGGCGACCACGCCCGCCCCGGTGTACGCAACGCGCGGCAGGTAACGCTGATTCAATGGGAGCATCTGGCGGTGATCAGCGCATTGATGGGCCGCCCCGACGATCAACCCATCAGGCCTGAAGACCTGAGGCGCAATCTCGTTATCAGCGGTATCAATTTGTTTAGCCTCAAGGGTCGGCGCTTTCGCATCGGTCAGGCAATATTCGAAACCACGGGCTGGTGCCAACCCTGCGCACGCCTGCAGAACAACCTCGGCCCTGGCACGTTTCAAGCCGTGCGCGGGCATGGCGGAATTACCGCGCGGGTGTTACAAAGCGGGATCATCCGCCTCGAAGATAGCGTGAGCGTCGAACCGGTTCCGGACAGCGGCTATGCTGCGTTCAACCCCGGATAA
- a CDS encoding type II secretion system F family protein → MAVKAAKISIYAWEGTDRKGSKVTGELSGQNPALIKAQLRKQGINPGKVRKKSTSLLSLGKRIKAQDIALFTRQMATMMKAGVPLLQSFDIIGEGFENPAMRKLVDEVKQEVAAGNSFAAALRKKPQYFDELYCNLVDAGEQSGALDTLLERVATYKEKSERLKAKIKKAMTYPTAVVLVAAVVTGILLVKVVPQFQSVFSGFGAELPAFTLMVISLSEFMQQWWWAILGALIAAIFGTRHALKTSQALRDRKDTWLLKLPLVGTLMYKSAVARFARTLSTTFAAGVPLVEALDSVAGATGNVVFKRAVLRIRQDVSTGMQLNFSMRSTGVFPNMAVQMTAIGEESGALDEMLDKVAGFYEEEVDNMVDNLTSLMEPFIMVVLGVIVGGLVVAMYLPIFQLGSAI, encoded by the coding sequence ATGGCGGTCAAGGCAGCGAAAATCAGTATCTACGCCTGGGAAGGTACGGACAGGAAAGGCAGCAAAGTCACCGGCGAGCTGAGCGGACAGAACCCGGCGCTGATCAAGGCACAACTGCGCAAGCAGGGGATCAATCCCGGCAAGGTGCGCAAAAAATCCACATCGTTGTTGAGCTTGGGCAAACGCATCAAGGCCCAGGACATTGCCCTGTTCACCCGGCAAATGGCGACCATGATGAAGGCCGGCGTGCCTTTGTTGCAGTCGTTCGACATCATCGGCGAAGGCTTTGAAAACCCGGCCATGCGCAAGCTGGTAGACGAGGTCAAACAGGAGGTCGCGGCGGGTAACAGTTTCGCCGCGGCCCTGCGCAAGAAGCCGCAGTATTTCGACGAGTTGTACTGCAACCTGGTCGATGCCGGCGAGCAGTCCGGCGCCCTCGATACGTTGCTCGAACGCGTGGCAACCTATAAGGAAAAAAGCGAGCGCCTCAAGGCCAAGATCAAAAAAGCCATGACCTACCCCACCGCCGTCGTGCTGGTCGCAGCGGTGGTGACCGGGATTCTGCTGGTTAAAGTAGTGCCGCAATTCCAGTCGGTATTCTCGGGGTTCGGCGCCGAGTTACCGGCCTTCACCCTGATGGTGATCAGCCTTTCGGAATTCATGCAGCAATGGTGGTGGGCGATTCTTGGTGCACTGATCGCGGCGATTTTCGGCACTCGCCATGCACTGAAAACGTCTCAGGCATTGCGCGATCGCAAAGACACCTGGCTGTTGAAACTGCCATTGGTGGGCACGCTGATGTACAAGTCCGCCGTGGCGCGATTTGCCCGAACCCTTTCCACTACTTTCGCCGCCGGTGTGCCGCTGGTGGAAGCGCTGGACTCGGTGGCAGGCGCCACGGGCAACGTGGTGTTCAAACGCGCAGTGCTGCGGATTCGCCAGGACGTCTCGACCGGCATGCAGCTGAATTTCTCGATGCGCAGCACCGGGGTCTTTCCCAATATGGCCGTGCAGATGACGGCGATTGGCGAAGAGTCCGGCGCGCTGGACGAAATGCTCGACAAGGTCGCGGGGTTTTATGAGGAGGAAGTGGATAACATGGTCGACAATCTCACCAGCCTCATGGAGCCGTTCATCATGGTCGTGCTGGGGGTGATCGTCGGCGGGCTGGTGGTGGCCATGTACCTGCCGATCTTCCAACTCGGCTCAGCGATCTGA
- a CDS encoding DUF1780 domain-containing protein — MDDSDYLRLLTIAAEQANAFLSNARKWERERWVCQRLLQGLNIPYRADEFAPAGEPPDVLFRDANFEVFFVLDEGRRLNDEWRDELQRRRSAFSLSQLVRREAKPKRIPANEFLMRLAPTLRKKAHNYKERGMDLGELDIIAFASLKREVLDLNSHFPPPTEYLRQGWRSLSLVGPTFARVLFAHPDAPDFLRSNLGRSIVFDVGISL, encoded by the coding sequence ATGGATGACTCAGATTATTTACGCCTGCTGACCATCGCGGCCGAGCAGGCCAACGCCTTTCTGTCCAATGCCCGCAAATGGGAGCGTGAGCGTTGGGTCTGTCAGCGCCTGCTGCAAGGCCTGAACATTCCCTACCGCGCCGACGAATTCGCGCCCGCTGGCGAACCGCCGGACGTTTTGTTTCGTGATGCCAATTTCGAGGTGTTCTTCGTGCTCGACGAGGGCCGCCGGCTCAACGACGAATGGCGCGATGAGTTGCAGCGGCGGCGCAGTGCCTTTTCCCTCAGCCAACTGGTCCGCCGCGAGGCCAAGCCCAAACGAATCCCGGCCAACGAATTCCTGATGCGACTGGCACCGACCCTGCGCAAAAAAGCGCACAACTACAAGGAACGCGGCATGGATCTCGGCGAACTGGACATCATTGCCTTCGCCAGTCTTAAACGTGAGGTGTTGGACCTGAACAGCCATTTCCCTCCGCCTACTGAATACCTGCGCCAAGGCTGGCGCTCGCTGTCGCTGGTCGGCCCGACTTTCGCCCGTGTGCTGTTCGCCCACCCGGATGCGCCGGATTTTCTGCGCAGCAACCTCGGCCGCAGCATCGTCTTCGATGTCGGGATCAGCCTGTGA
- a CDS encoding methyl-accepting chemotaxis protein, whose translation MQQNLRETLQGISGSATQLATAADELNAVTLDSTQGLQQQNNEIEQAATAVNQMTAAVEEVARNAVSTSDATRQSSESAHLGQMRVSETATAINALASDVQQTGELVQSLANQSQDIGKVLDVIRAIAEQTNLLALNAAIEAARAGESGRGFAVVADEVRALAYRTQQSTQEIEQMVQGMRSGSSLALDSMQASTARATTTLALAERAGEALETITASVHQIHERNLVIASAAEEQAQVAREVDRNLVNIRDLSVRSAAGADQTSASSHELSQLANALQGMVRRFQL comes from the coding sequence ATGCAACAGAACCTGCGTGAGACGCTGCAAGGCATCAGCGGCTCGGCCACGCAACTAGCGACGGCTGCCGATGAACTCAATGCGGTGACGCTCGACAGCACACAGGGGCTGCAACAACAGAACAACGAAATCGAACAAGCCGCGACGGCCGTCAACCAGATGACCGCAGCGGTGGAAGAGGTCGCACGCAATGCCGTGTCGACGTCTGACGCGACTCGCCAGTCCAGCGAGTCGGCGCATCTGGGCCAGATGCGCGTCAGTGAGACCGCCACGGCCATCAATGCCTTGGCCAGCGATGTGCAACAGACCGGTGAGTTGGTGCAATCACTGGCCAACCAGTCGCAGGACATTGGCAAAGTGCTGGACGTGATCCGGGCGATTGCCGAGCAGACCAATCTGCTGGCGCTCAACGCGGCGATCGAAGCAGCGCGGGCCGGTGAGAGCGGGCGAGGGTTTGCCGTGGTCGCTGATGAAGTACGGGCGCTGGCCTATCGCACGCAGCAATCGACGCAGGAGATCGAGCAGATGGTTCAGGGCATGCGCAGCGGTTCGAGCCTGGCGCTGGATTCGATGCAGGCCAGTACGGCGCGGGCGACGACCACGCTGGCGCTGGCCGAGCGCGCCGGCGAAGCGCTGGAAACCATTACCGCCTCGGTCCATCAGATCCATGAGCGCAATCTGGTGATCGCCAGTGCCGCCGAAGAGCAGGCGCAAGTAGCCCGCGAAGTGGACCGCAACCTGGTGAACATTCGTGATTTGTCGGTACGCTCGGCCGCCGGCGCCGACCAGACCAGTGCCTCCAGCCATGAGTTGTCGCAACTGGCCAACGCCCTGCAGGGCATGGTCCGGCGCTTCCAGTTATAA
- a CDS encoding EF-hand domain-containing protein: MSGTSTLGKKSIGLIGAALAGGLMLSGSVFAAQPLAQGYMVASAETSVKAPEGKCGEGKCGDASMAKTDSDGDGKVSRAEFLKVAPKSDFDKIDTNHDGFIDEQEAYNNVKANFEANGKKMPKGLFEHLKDQDGA, from the coding sequence ATGTCCGGTACTTCGACCCTCGGTAAAAAATCCATTGGCCTGATCGGCGCCGCGCTGGCGGGCGGCCTGATGTTGTCAGGTTCGGTGTTTGCCGCTCAACCACTGGCGCAGGGCTACATGGTCGCTTCGGCGGAAACCTCGGTGAAAGCACCGGAAGGCAAATGCGGTGAAGGCAAATGTGGCGATGCTTCGATGGCCAAGACTGACAGCGATGGTGACGGCAAGGTCTCCCGCGCCGAATTCCTCAAAGTCGCGCCGAAGTCCGATTTCGACAAGATCGACACCAACCATGACGGTTTCATTGACGAGCAAGAGGCCTACAACAACGTGAAGGCCAACTTTGAAGCCAACGGCAAGAAGATGCCAAAAGGCCTGTTCGAACACCTGAAAGATCAAGACGGCGCCTGA
- the pilB gene encoding type IV-A pilus assembly ATPase PilB, whose product MNDIALSGLAKQLVQAELLTEKSAQQASQQAQRNRLSLVSYLVQNKLVKSSQVAEIASEHFGMALLDLNCLDKETQPKGLVSEKLVRQHHALPLWRRGNKLFVGISDPSNHQAINDIQFSTGLSTEAILVEDDKLTDAIEKFFDTHTSGLEDMADVDLDGVDVESIDDNKQDAIGGLDADDAPVVRFVHKMLLDAIKSGSSDLHFEPYEKNYRVRVRTDGILREVAKPPIQLAGRIAARLKVMASLDISERRKPQDGRIKMRLSKSKSIDFRVNTLPTLWGEKVVIRILDPSSAQIGIDALGYEPEQKDLYMAALKQPQGMILVTGPTGSGKTVSLYTGLNILNTVDINISTAEDPVEINMEGINQVNVNPRQGLDFAQALRSFLRQDPDVIMVGEIRDLETAEIAIKAAQTGHLVLSTLHTNSAAETLTRLHNMGIPGFNIATSVSLIIAQRLARKLCGHCKKPIEIPRETLIKEGFPEERIGHFTIYEPVGCDHCNGGYKGRVGIYEVVKNTPELQRLIMAEGNSLEIDLQMRRDGFDDLRTSGLHKAMQGITSLEEINRVTKD is encoded by the coding sequence ATGAATGACATCGCTTTGAGCGGTCTGGCCAAGCAATTGGTGCAGGCCGAACTGCTCACGGAAAAAAGCGCCCAGCAAGCCTCGCAACAGGCCCAGCGTAATCGCTTGTCGCTGGTCAGCTATCTGGTGCAGAACAAACTGGTCAAGAGCTCACAGGTCGCCGAAATCGCCTCCGAGCATTTCGGCATGGCCTTGCTTGATCTCAATTGCCTCGACAAGGAAACCCAGCCCAAAGGCCTGGTCAGCGAAAAACTGGTCCGCCAGCATCACGCCCTGCCCTTGTGGCGGCGAGGCAACAAGCTGTTCGTGGGGATTTCCGATCCGAGCAATCATCAAGCGATCAACGACATTCAGTTCAGCACCGGACTGAGCACCGAAGCCATCCTGGTCGAGGACGACAAGCTCACCGATGCCATCGAGAAGTTCTTCGACACCCACACCAGTGGCCTGGAGGACATGGCCGATGTCGATCTCGACGGGGTCGATGTCGAGTCCATCGACGACAACAAGCAAGACGCTATCGGCGGACTCGACGCCGACGATGCGCCGGTGGTGCGTTTCGTTCACAAGATGTTGCTGGATGCGATCAAGAGTGGCTCTTCCGACTTGCACTTCGAACCCTACGAGAAGAACTACCGGGTACGGGTGCGCACCGACGGCATTCTGCGCGAAGTGGCCAAGCCACCGATTCAACTGGCCGGGCGCATCGCCGCACGCCTGAAAGTCATGGCCAGCCTCGATATCTCCGAACGGCGCAAGCCGCAGGACGGGCGGATCAAAATGCGCCTGTCGAAGAGCAAGTCGATCGATTTTCGGGTCAACACGCTGCCGACCCTGTGGGGCGAAAAAGTGGTGATCCGGATTCTCGACCCGTCCAGCGCACAGATCGGCATCGACGCCCTCGGCTATGAGCCCGAGCAAAAGGATCTGTACATGGCCGCTCTCAAGCAGCCACAGGGCATGATTCTGGTCACCGGGCCCACGGGCTCGGGGAAAACCGTGTCGCTGTACACCGGCCTGAATATCCTTAACACCGTCGACATCAATATCTCCACCGCCGAAGACCCGGTGGAGATCAACATGGAAGGCATCAACCAGGTCAACGTCAATCCCAGACAAGGTCTCGACTTTGCTCAGGCACTGCGCTCGTTTCTGCGTCAGGACCCGGACGTGATCATGGTCGGCGAGATCCGCGACCTGGAAACCGCCGAGATTGCGATCAAGGCGGCGCAGACCGGCCACCTCGTGCTCTCGACCCTGCACACCAACAGCGCGGCGGAAACCCTGACCCGCCTGCACAACATGGGCATTCCCGGTTTCAACATCGCCACATCGGTCAGCCTGATTATCGCTCAGCGTCTGGCGCGCAAGCTCTGCGGCCATTGCAAGAAACCCATCGAGATCCCCCGCGAAACCTTGATCAAGGAAGGTTTCCCCGAGGAACGCATCGGCCATTTCACGATCTACGAGCCGGTCGGTTGCGATCACTGCAACGGCGGCTACAAAGGACGCGTGGGGATATATGAAGTGGTGAAGAACACACCAGAGCTGCAACGTTTGATCATGGCCGAAGGCAACTCGCTGGAAATCGACCTGCAGATGCGTCGCGATGGCTTCGACGACCTGCGCACCTCAGGGCTGCACAAGGCCATGCAAGGCATCACCAGCCTTGAAGAAATCAATCGGGTCACCAAGGACTGA
- a CDS encoding energy-coupling factor ABC transporter permease, with amino-acid sequence MIGAELLSSTSLTLGWLIYVPVLLWAIARAPWVELFSDSRRQHLLFGTVFALFLLWLVRRDFDTGVSYHFIGMTAVTLLLDWPLAIVGGLVAQIGLVLLGRQDLLAVGVNGSLLILLPVLITECVAILVERAQPRNPFVYIFCSGFFAAALSALLCLILSLTLLWYDGLFAMPEWLEDFIGYLWLLLFPEAFINGMVVSALVVFCPEWLETFNRTRYLAAPWKDDDPKS; translated from the coding sequence ATGATCGGTGCCGAACTGTTGTCCTCGACGAGCCTGACGCTCGGCTGGCTGATTTATGTGCCGGTGCTGCTCTGGGCGATTGCGCGCGCGCCGTGGGTCGAGTTGTTCAGCGACAGCCGACGTCAGCATCTGTTGTTCGGCACGGTGTTCGCGTTGTTTCTGTTGTGGCTGGTGCGCAGGGATTTCGACACGGGTGTGTCTTATCACTTCATCGGCATGACGGCGGTAACGTTGCTGCTGGACTGGCCGCTGGCAATTGTCGGAGGCCTGGTCGCACAGATCGGCCTTGTGCTCTTGGGTCGTCAGGATCTGTTGGCGGTCGGGGTCAATGGCTCGCTGCTGATCCTGTTACCGGTGTTGATCACTGAATGCGTGGCGATCCTCGTCGAGCGCGCACAGCCACGTAATCCGTTCGTGTACATCTTCTGCTCCGGATTCTTCGCTGCGGCGTTGTCCGCGCTGTTATGTCTGATCCTGAGCCTGACGCTGCTGTGGTACGACGGTCTCTTCGCCATGCCGGAGTGGCTGGAAGACTTCATCGGTTATCTGTGGCTGCTGCTGTTTCCCGAGGCGTTCATCAACGGCATGGTCGTCAGTGCGCTGGTGGTGTTCTGCCCGGAATGGCTGGAGACGTTCAACCGCACGCGCTACCTTGCGGCGCCGTGGAAGGACGACGATCCCAAATCTTGA